The window CTCGCCGTTTTATTACTTTGTCGCTGATGACACTGGTGGTCACGTATTTTCAGAAACGCTGGAAGAGCATAATAAAGCGGTGCGCCGCTACCAACTAAATAAAGAGTGAATATGAAAGGGAAGTTTGTTGTTATTGAAGGCCTGGAAGGGGCAGGTAAAAGCTCTGCTATTGCTAATGTCATTACTCATTTGCAAGCGAAAGGTATTCAGACAGAATCGGTTCGAGAGCCAGGTGGAACTCCTCTAGCCGAGTCTTTGCGGGACTTGGTTAAGAAAAAATGGGATGAAACCGTAGTGCCGACAACTGAGTTGTTGTTAATGTACGCCAGCCGTGTTCAATTGGTGGAGAATATTATTAAGCCTCACTTGATGGATGGAACATGGGTTATTGGCGACAGACACGATTTATCCTCCCGGGCCTATCAAGGGGGCGGCCGCCAGCTTGGAGATGATTTATTGCAAAAGCTTAGAACGATAACATTGGGAAACTTTTACCCAGACTTGACCATTTTACTGGACGTTGACGAGGAAGTTGGCTTAAAGCGCGCGCGGGAGCGAGGACAGCTGGATAGAATTGAAGAAGAAGATTTGGCGTTTTTTAAACGAACTCGACAAGCCTACTTAAACATTGCAGCGAAAGACCCTTCTGTTTTTGTAATTGATGCAAACCAACCGATGTTAAAAGTTCACGAAGCTATTCTACGAACTCTAGAGGAGAACTTGTTTTAATGGCGGCTCCCTGGCTACGAGATGCATGGTTACGGTTAGTCAATGCTTATGAAAGCAATAGATTGGCTCATGCTTACTATTTAAAGCACAACTTGGCACATGGCAGTAACCGCTTCATTGAACAGTTCACCAAGTACCTGCTTTGTCAGGCAAAAGGAAAAAGTGCCTGTAATCAGTGCAAGTCATGCTTGTTGTACGCCGCCGGAAACCATCCGGATACATGGACACTTGATGGAGACGAAACCAGTCGGATAGGTGTTGATGAAATTCGGGACTTGCAAAAAAACATTGTCAACAAAGCGAATCAGGGGGGCTTTAAAGTTGCGGTAATTTTGCAAGCTGAGAAAATGACTGAGCAGGGATCTAACGCGTTGCTAAAAGTGCTGGAAGAGCCACCAGAAGACACCTGCTGGCTGATATCAACAAAACAACCAGAGCAACTACTGCCAACCCTGCGAAGCCGTATGCAATGGCTAAACATCCCTTACCCCGAGGCGGCACAAACGGAAGAGCAAAACGCACAGGCAGCCGAATTATTTGATGCGTTGCATAAACTAGCGCCGTTACCCGAGCTAAAGGACAAAGCAATGGCTGCTGACTGGTTGATGCTCTCTGAGCGCTTGGTTTCTGATATGTTAGCTGAGTTAAACCGCCTCCCGGAAGAGCGTTTTTACTTTCCTGGCTTACTCGATAACGACAAGAGATTGGTACAGTGCTCATGGCTGGATGCGCGCCATTTAAGCGAATGGGTATCAGAATGCCGACAGTTACGTCAGATATATCAGGGCTCACCAGGCATTAATTTGCCGTTATTATTAACCCTTGCCTGGAGCCGCTGGTCAAACTTTCTTTTAGGTGAGGAATAAGGCTCCGGATTTTATAAAAGGGGTCTTATGTCTAAAACGGTTCGCATTGATATTGATTCAGTTCGTGAATTAGCGGCACGAACGGTGCCTTTCTTTAAATATGTCTCATTTTTAGTAACAGAGCTTGATGATGGCGATTACGTATTAGGCAAGAGCGTTGATGTTGAGCTGTTTTTACCTGACATAGCGGCATCGCCGTTTCACTTCAGTGCCCAGGTATCCTGGCTGTTTGATGACAAATCTTTTCCTTATGTTATAAGCCTATTACCGCAAGACATCGCCACCGGGCATCGACTGAGTTACCTGACTAACCAGTACAAAGCCGAATATGGTAAACTGTTTTATTCGTTAATAAATTCTTGCGCAACTTAATTGCAACGGAGCATTGGATGTTTGTTGATTCGCATTGCCATTTAGATCGTATTGACCCGAACAAAGTGGGGACAGACTTGGCCGGCTTAGTAGAGAACGCCCGCAAAAACAACGTTGAGCACATGTTGTGTGTTTGTGTAACGCTGGATGAGTATCCTAAGATGCGTGACACGGTATCAGCGTATGACAATGTTTCGTTATCCTGTGGCGTGCATCCGCTTTATGTTAATGAAGAGAGTCATAACGCCGATGAAATGGCGGCAACGTTAACTGAACTTGCCAGTGAGCCGAAAGTGGTGGCGATTGGCGAAACTGGTCTCGACTATTTCTATGATCCGGACTCAAAAGTAAAGCAGCAGAACAACTTTGAGCAACATATTGCCGTAGCAGGGGAGTTGAATAAACCCCTTATTATTCATACTCGTGACGCACGCGAAGATACTCTGGCAATGTTAAAGCAGGGTCATGCCGACAAGCCCGGTGGCGTCCTGCACTGTTTTACTGAATCTTATGAGATGGCAAAAGAAGCCATCGACGCGTTGGACTTTTATATTTCTATTTCCGGCATTGCGTCTTTTCGAAATGCATCAGAGCTACGCGATACCGTCAAAGCGTTACCACTTGATAAGCTGCTCATTGAAACCGACAGCCCATGGTTAGCGCCGGTACCTCATCGTGGAAAAGTGAACCAGCCTGCTTATGTAACTGAGGTCGCTAAATGCGTTGCTGACGTTAAAGGTATGACGCTTGAAGAGGTCGCCAGAGTCACGACTGAGAACTTTTATAAGCTGTTCAAAGCCTCTTAATGAGCTGTGTGTAACTTGTGAGTAAAAGGACTTTAGTACTTCAAAAACATTAAGTTAAAAGAAACTGTAAAAAAATTAGACATCCATCAATTATTGTCTACACTAAAAATTGTTGGATGAATTTTAAGCAGGATAAATGAGACTGTTTTACCATGAGTTAGCGCACGGCTCATCCCATGAGCCATTCCCCTATACCCGGAACAATCTGGATTGGTTCCGGGTTTTTTTTATCCAAAATAAACGTAAAAAGCGATCAATCAACCGACCGATTCCGTAGCTGTTTGAGTAAGCCTTTGAATTAAGGAGTGATAATGTCTACGACTGTTGAACAAAACAAACGTCCAGATTACGACAGGGTTATCGTCGATATTGCCGACTATGTCATGAACTATAAAGTCACCAGCGAAGAAGCCTGGAGCACAGCCCGGTATTGTTTGATGGATACGTTGGGGTGTGGAATGTTGGCATTAGGCTATCCCGAATGTGCGAAGCATTTAGGCCCTATGGTTCAGGGAATGTCAGTGCCTAATGGTGCCCGGGTTCCCGGAACCCAGTTCACATTAGATCCGGTTAAAGCTGCCTGGGACATTGGTTGTATAGTTCGCTGGTTAGACTTTAACGACACATGGCTGGCGGCGGAATGGGGTCATCCGTCGGACAATTTGGGTGGTATATTAGCGACAGCTGACTTTATTTCTCAGCAACGCCGAAGTCGGGGACTTGCGCCTCTGACAATAAAGAACGTTCTGGAAGGAATGATTAAAGCGCATGAGATTCAGGGAAACCTGGCGATTGAGAACAGCTTTAACCGGGTTGGACTCGACCATGTTGTACTGGTAAAAGTCGCTTCAACTGCGGTGGTCAGTTGGTTAATGGGCGCAAGCAAAGAGCAAATTATGGCTGCGCTGTCTCAGGCTTGGGTAGACGGTCAGTCGCTGAGAACCTATCGTCACGCCCCAAATGCGGGGTCGCGTAAGTCGTGGGCTGCGGGCGACGCAACGTCACGAGCCGTTCGACTGGCAGACATTACCCAACGCGGAGAAATGGGTATTCCCGGCGCTTTAACAGCACCGCAGTGGGGCTTTTACGATGTGCTGTTCAGTAAAACGAATAGAGATCAGAAACTTAAGGATAAAAAAGACAGAGAGTTTAAGTTTCAGCGCGACTACGGCAGCTACGTTATGGAAAACATTTTGTTCAAGTTGTCTTTCCCCGCTGAGTTTCATGCCCAAACAGCCTGTGAAGCTGCCGTAACACTTCACTCTGATGTAAAAGGTCGAATTGACGACATAGAAAAGATCGTGATTACCACGCATGAGTCAGCGATTCGCATTATTTCTAAAGAAGGTACGCTTGCTAATCCCGCGGATCGGGATCACTGCTTGCAGTATATGACAGCCGTGCCTCTCATTTGGGGCGAGTTGAATGCGGATCATTATGAAGACAGCTTTCATAGTGCACACCCGGAAATCGACGAGCTTAGGGAAAAAATGTTTGTTGAAGAGGACGAGCAGTACAGCAAAGACTACCTCAATCCGGACAAACGATCTATTGCAAACGCGGTGCAGGTGTTTTTTAAAGACGGCAGTAAAACAGAGAAGGTGGCTGTCGAATACCCGATTGGTCATCGTAAACGCCGTGACGAGGGCATACCGGTTTTAAAAGAGAAGTTTAAAAGCAGCTTGAGAAAGCGTTTTCCAGCCAGTCATGCGGATGAAATATTTTCACTCTGCACGACCGATGAAGCGACGTTTGACCAATTAGCTGTGGATACCTTTATGGACAAATGGGTTATTTAGTCAAATAAGTGTCGAACGAAAAGGGCGGTGCAAGTGATAAGTACCGCCCGGTTAACTATCAGCCTTGCCAAATAATCAGTAGAATAAGCACTGGACAAACAAACTTTACGTACCAGGGCCAAATTTTCCAGAATAGACTTTTATCAATATCCGGAGAGCCTTGTTTCAAGGCTTTCAATAGGTGGTTTTGACGTAAAACCCACGTTAGCATAACAGCAAAAAAAAGAGCCATTATTGGCTGCATATAAACGGTACTAAAAGTGACCACGGCGCCAAAAAGTGACTCGAAATTATAGATAATCGCTGTGGAGATCGCCGTAACCACCAGTGTCACTATCCATACACCGGAGCTTCTGTCGCAGCGGGCTTCCTCACGTAATGCATTAACTGGTGCTTCCAGCATTGAAATAGACGACGTAATAGCGGCAATAACCATGAGTAGGAAAAAGCCAAAGGATACAAATAAACCGGCAGTACCCAGGGTATCAAACATGGCGGGCAATACAGTGAATACAAGTGTGTCAGCTGAAAGTAGGGTACCGTCATCGGCGTATATTTGAACCCCATTGGACTGAGCAACGAACATAGCCGGTAGAATTAAAAGCCCCGCTAAAAAGGCTACGCTGGTATCGATACCGGCCACCCAGGCAGCCGTTTTAGGAATATTTTCTTTGTTTGATAGATAAGCGCCGTAAGTCATCATCACGCATACGCCCAATGACAACGAGAAAAAGGCCTGACCCATGGCGCGTATAATGAGTTGTGGGTCGCTAATTTGAGAGAAGTCTGGAACTAAATACATTTTGAGGCCATCGATAGCGCCGTCTTGGGTCAAAATGTATGCTGACATCCCAATAAGCAAAATAAACAACATCGGCATGAGCCGACGTGACCAGCGCTCAATGCCATTATTCACACCTGAGCGCACAACATAAACGGTCAGCAGCATGAAAAATATCATAGTGGCCATGTTGCGAGCTTCGGAAAACTCGACAAACCAGGCAGCAGTCTCGGGCAAACCGACAAAGACAAGTAGTGGCGATATCATGTAGGAGATCAGCCAACCCGAAACAATCGCATAAAAGCTTAAAATTAAGCTCAACACGACAAGACCAACAACGCCGGCGATAGCACCGGTCCCCCGGAAAAAAGCTTTGTCAGACAGGTTTCTTAGCGCCTCAATCGGGTTGTTCTGGCGAATACGACCGATGGTGACTTCTGCCACAAGCATAGGGTAAGCAAGAATCGCGATCATAACGAGGTAAACCAACAAAAACGCACCGCCACCATTACTGGCTGCCTGCGTTGGAAAGCCCCAAATATTGCCTACTCCAACAGCGGAGCCGGCAGCAGCGAGAATAAAGCCTAATCGCGAGGCAAAAGCCGGAGACGTATTTTTAGCCATGATGATATTGTTATTATTATTGATTAAAGTCAGTGCTCGATTATGGCGGAGTTAATTCGCCGCGTAAATTCTTCTGTAACAGTTTTTGAATCTCGCTATGAGAAATGTCTTGCGAAAGCAGATAATGCAACTTGGTCAATGCTGCTTCAATGGTCATATCAGAGCCGGATACTAATCCGAGCTTAGCCAATGCATTACCCGTCGCATAACCATCCATATCGACCCGGCCCTTAAAGCATTGGGTGCAGTTTAAAATGGTAATACCGTTATCGATACCGCGCTTTAATACAGAAAGTAGAGCATCGTTTTGCGGCGCATTGCCGACACCATAACTTTGTAAAATAAGCGCTTTTACTGGTTGCTTTAACTGATTGTCGATAATGTCTGGTGAAATACCGGGATAAAGCATCACGACACCAATAGGCTGAGGCGTCATTTCTACAACATTCAGTTTACGCGGTTGTTCTTGTGCCGCTGTTAACTGACCTGCATTAAGACGAATTTGTATGCCTGCCTCCAGCAGTGACGGGAAGTTAGGGGACGAAAATGCATTAAAGCCGTTAGCATCAGACTTAGTCGACCGGTTGCCACGGAACAGTGTATTGTTGAAGAACAAGCCAACTTCGGGAATAGGGTAGTTAGCCGCAACATATAGCGCATTCAGCAAGTTAGTTTGACCGTCTGAGCGCAGCGCGGCCAAAGGAATTTGAGAGCCAGTAACGATGACCGGTTTCGCTAGGTTTTGTAGCATGAACGACAGTGCAGAGGCGGTGTAGGCCATGGTGTCAGTACCATGCAAAATCACGAAACCATCATATTCAGCGTAGTTGTTTTCAATATCGCGAGCTATGGTGACCCAATCTGCCGGGGTCATATTTGACGAGTCCATTAAAGGACAGTATTCGTGGATAACAAATTCCGGCATTTCTTCCCTGAAAAATTCCGGCATTTTTTGTACACAATCACTTAAGTGCCCCGCGACCGGAACGTATCCCTGTTCCGATTTTTTCATACCTATGGTTCCGCCAGTATAAGCGACATATATCTTTTTACGAGGCACTTGCGTCTCCTGTCGACATTCTTAAGAACGAATGTCGATTATTCTAACGCGGTTGTGGACACAGTGCACAGTAAGAGTAAATGTTTTTCGGATCGTTGAAGTTTCTCAGCACGGCTGTTTCAGACTGCACGTCACTGAATAACTTCAATAGCCAGTCACTGCTGTTATCACGGCTTACTTTAGGTAACAGGTCGCTTGCAGCACTATTGCTGAATAACTCAGCCAAAAATTGCTCTTGCGGAGACAGCTTTTGCTTAACAATAGTCACATCGTAGTCTTCAATAGCGGCTAACTCAGCGGCGAGTTTAATGGCGTCGTCATAGTCACCTAACGTATCAACCAAGCCTCGTTTCATTGCTTGACGACCCGTCCAGATACGTCCTTGTGCAATCTCGTGAACGTCGTCTTTACTCATATTACGAGCATTGGCGACCAGGCTTAAGAAGTTGTCGTAAGTGTTTTCAACGGACTTCTGAATCATTGTTTGCTGGTAGTCAGTCATTTCTTCCAGCGGGTTTATGGATTCAATTTCTGTGGTGCTGACAGAGTCGCTATGGATACCAATCGCAGCCAGGCTGTCCTCGAGGTTCATTAATAACCCAAATACACCGATAGAGCCAGTAATGGTCGTAGGGGAGGCAATGATCTTGTCTGCATCGGCAGCAATCCAGTAACCGCCTGACGCTGCGACGGAGCTCATTGATGCCACCACA is drawn from Idiomarina piscisalsi and contains these coding sequences:
- the tmk gene encoding dTMP kinase encodes the protein MKGKFVVIEGLEGAGKSSAIANVITHLQAKGIQTESVREPGGTPLAESLRDLVKKKWDETVVPTTELLLMYASRVQLVENIIKPHLMDGTWVIGDRHDLSSRAYQGGGRQLGDDLLQKLRTITLGNFYPDLTILLDVDEEVGLKRARERGQLDRIEEEDLAFFKRTRQAYLNIAAKDPSVFVIDANQPMLKVHEAILRTLEENLF
- a CDS encoding DNA polymerase III subunit delta', which produces MAAPWLRDAWLRLVNAYESNRLAHAYYLKHNLAHGSNRFIEQFTKYLLCQAKGKSACNQCKSCLLYAAGNHPDTWTLDGDETSRIGVDEIRDLQKNIVNKANQGGFKVAVILQAEKMTEQGSNALLKVLEEPPEDTCWLISTKQPEQLLPTLRSRMQWLNIPYPEAAQTEEQNAQAAELFDALHKLAPLPELKDKAMAADWLMLSERLVSDMLAELNRLPEERFYFPGLLDNDKRLVQCSWLDARHLSEWVSECRQLRQIYQGSPGINLPLLLTLAWSRWSNFLLGEE
- a CDS encoding TatD family hydrolase, whose protein sequence is MFVDSHCHLDRIDPNKVGTDLAGLVENARKNNVEHMLCVCVTLDEYPKMRDTVSAYDNVSLSCGVHPLYVNEESHNADEMAATLTELASEPKVVAIGETGLDYFYDPDSKVKQQNNFEQHIAVAGELNKPLIIHTRDAREDTLAMLKQGHADKPGGVLHCFTESYEMAKEAIDALDFYISISGIASFRNASELRDTVKALPLDKLLIETDSPWLAPVPHRGKVNQPAYVTEVAKCVADVKGMTLEEVARVTTENFYKLFKAS
- a CDS encoding bifunctional 2-methylcitrate dehydratase/aconitate hydratase — its product is MSTTVEQNKRPDYDRVIVDIADYVMNYKVTSEEAWSTARYCLMDTLGCGMLALGYPECAKHLGPMVQGMSVPNGARVPGTQFTLDPVKAAWDIGCIVRWLDFNDTWLAAEWGHPSDNLGGILATADFISQQRRSRGLAPLTIKNVLEGMIKAHEIQGNLAIENSFNRVGLDHVVLVKVASTAVVSWLMGASKEQIMAALSQAWVDGQSLRTYRHAPNAGSRKSWAAGDATSRAVRLADITQRGEMGIPGALTAPQWGFYDVLFSKTNRDQKLKDKKDREFKFQRDYGSYVMENILFKLSFPAEFHAQTACEAAVTLHSDVKGRIDDIEKIVITTHESAIRIISKEGTLANPADRDHCLQYMTAVPLIWGELNADHYEDSFHSAHPEIDELREKMFVEEDEQYSKDYLNPDKRSIANAVQVFFKDGSKTEKVAVEYPIGHRKRRDEGIPVLKEKFKSSLRKRFPASHADEIFSLCTTDEATFDQLAVDTFMDKWVI
- a CDS encoding sodium-dependent transporter, which gives rise to MAKNTSPAFASRLGFILAAAGSAVGVGNIWGFPTQAASNGGGAFLLVYLVMIAILAYPMLVAEVTIGRIRQNNPIEALRNLSDKAFFRGTGAIAGVVGLVVLSLILSFYAIVSGWLISYMISPLLVFVGLPETAAWFVEFSEARNMATMIFFMLLTVYVVRSGVNNGIERWSRRLMPMLFILLIGMSAYILTQDGAIDGLKMYLVPDFSQISDPQLIIRAMGQAFFSLSLGVCVMMTYGAYLSNKENIPKTAAWVAGIDTSVAFLAGLLILPAMFVAQSNGVQIYADDGTLLSADTLVFTVLPAMFDTLGTAGLFVSFGFFLLMVIAAITSSISMLEAPVNALREEARCDRSSGVWIVTLVVTAISTAIIYNFESLFGAVVTFSTVYMQPIMALFFAVMLTWVLRQNHLLKALKQGSPDIDKSLFWKIWPWYVKFVCPVLILLIIWQG
- the ansA gene encoding asparaginase — its product is MPRKKIYVAYTGGTIGMKKSEQGYVPVAGHLSDCVQKMPEFFREEMPEFVIHEYCPLMDSSNMTPADWVTIARDIENNYAEYDGFVILHGTDTMAYTASALSFMLQNLAKPVIVTGSQIPLAALRSDGQTNLLNALYVAANYPIPEVGLFFNNTLFRGNRSTKSDANGFNAFSSPNFPSLLEAGIQIRLNAGQLTAAQEQPRKLNVVEMTPQPIGVVMLYPGISPDIIDNQLKQPVKALILQSYGVGNAPQNDALLSVLKRGIDNGITILNCTQCFKGRVDMDGYATGNALAKLGLVSGSDMTIEAALTKLHYLLSQDISHSEIQKLLQKNLRGELTPP